A genome region from Alistipes dispar includes the following:
- the rfbC gene encoding dTDP-4-dehydrorhamnose 3,5-epimerase has translation MNIIQTSIEGVVIVEPRLFRDARGYFFESFSQREFGEKVRAVNFVQDNESRSTCGVLRGLHFQRPPHAQSKLVRCVRGAVLDVAVDIRRGSPTYGRHVAVELTEDNHLQLFIPRGFAHGFAVLSEEAVFQYKCDDYYAPEADGGISIRDASLGIDWRIPEEKIILSEKDTRHPLLRDFVSPFEYNENLYKS, from the coding sequence ATGAATATTATACAGACATCCATCGAAGGCGTGGTCATCGTCGAGCCGCGCCTTTTCCGGGACGCGCGGGGGTACTTTTTCGAGAGTTTCTCGCAGCGGGAGTTCGGCGAGAAGGTTCGTGCGGTGAATTTCGTCCAGGACAACGAGTCACGCTCGACCTGCGGGGTGCTGCGGGGGCTTCATTTCCAGCGTCCTCCCCATGCTCAGTCGAAGCTGGTTCGGTGCGTGCGCGGAGCGGTGTTGGACGTCGCGGTGGACATCCGCCGGGGGAGTCCGACCTACGGGCGTCATGTCGCCGTGGAGCTTACGGAGGATAACCACCTTCAGTTGTTCATCCCGCGGGGCTTCGCGCACGGGTTCGCCGTGCTGAGCGAGGAGGCGGTCTTCCAGTACAAGTGCGACGACTACTACGCTCCGGAAGCGGACGGTGGCATCTCGATACGGGATGCGTCGCTGGGCATCGACTGGCGTATTCCGGAGGAGAAGATCATCCTGAGCGAGAAAGATACACGGCATCCGCTTCTGCGGGATTTCGTATCGCCGTTCGAGTATAACGAAAACCTTTACAAGTCATGA
- a CDS encoding co-chaperone GroES, which yields MNVKPLSDRVLILPNPAEEKTAGGLIIPDTAKEKPLAGKVVAVGPGTSEVKMEVKVGDQVLYGKYAGQEIQIEGESYLIMKQNDILAII from the coding sequence ATGAACGTAAAACCGTTATCGGACCGTGTGCTGATTCTCCCGAATCCCGCGGAGGAGAAGACGGCCGGAGGATTGATCATCCCCGACACGGCAAAGGAAAAACCGCTGGCAGGCAAGGTGGTGGCCGTAGGCCCCGGAACCTCGGAGGTGAAGATGGAGGTCAAGGTCGGCGACCAGGTTCTCTACGGCAAGTACGCCGGGCAGGAGATTCAGATCGAGGGCGAAAGCTACCTCATCATGAAGCAGAACGACATTCTGGCGATTATCTAA
- a CDS encoding Wzz/FepE/Etk N-terminal domain-containing protein, with amino-acid sequence MEEMNRATAPAGDGEIDLAELARKLWAGRRRIVRWCVAGALAGLVIGFSIPKEYTVTVKLAPEVQGGKPSLGGLGSLASMAGINMGSMNSADAMSPELYPDIVQSVPFMTELFGVEVRLARDERRMPVSEYVSEELRSPWWSAVAAAPFKALGWFTGLFRAEDDERRGTGVTDPFRLTREENETVGSLQERIAASVDKKTMVVSLAVTMQDPLVAATLTDTVMRNLQNHITQYRTDKARHDLEFTQRLFDEAQGKYYAAQQRYAQYVDQNQALSRKSFRTEQERLQNEMSLAYSLYNQTAQQLQLARAKVQESTPVYAVVQPATVPLKPSKPSKIMILVGCVFLAGAAAAAWTLFGEEIAETFRKQER; translated from the coding sequence ATGGAAGAGATGAACAGAGCGACCGCCCCTGCGGGGGATGGTGAGATCGACCTGGCGGAGCTGGCGCGCAAGCTGTGGGCCGGACGCCGGAGGATCGTCAGATGGTGCGTCGCGGGGGCGTTGGCGGGACTCGTCATCGGCTTCAGCATCCCCAAGGAGTACACGGTTACGGTGAAGCTGGCCCCGGAGGTGCAGGGCGGGAAGCCGTCGCTGGGAGGACTGGGCTCCCTGGCCTCGATGGCCGGGATCAACATGGGGAGCATGAACTCGGCGGATGCGATGTCTCCGGAGCTGTACCCCGATATCGTGCAGTCGGTGCCGTTTATGACCGAGCTGTTCGGCGTGGAGGTCCGCCTGGCGCGGGACGAGCGCCGGATGCCCGTCTCGGAGTATGTCTCCGAAGAGCTGCGCTCACCCTGGTGGAGCGCTGTCGCCGCAGCGCCGTTCAAGGCGCTGGGATGGTTCACGGGGCTGTTCCGCGCGGAGGACGACGAACGCCGCGGAACGGGCGTGACGGACCCCTTCCGCCTGACACGTGAGGAGAACGAGACGGTCGGAAGCCTCCAGGAGCGTATCGCGGCCAGCGTGGACAAGAAGACGATGGTCGTCTCGCTGGCGGTGACGATGCAGGACCCGCTCGTCGCGGCGACGCTGACCGACACGGTGATGCGCAACCTGCAGAACCACATCACGCAGTACCGCACGGACAAGGCGCGGCACGACCTGGAGTTCACGCAGCGGCTCTTCGACGAGGCGCAGGGAAAGTATTATGCGGCGCAGCAGCGTTACGCGCAGTACGTGGACCAGAATCAGGCGCTCTCGCGGAAGAGCTTCCGAACGGAGCAGGAGCGGCTGCAAAACGAGATGTCGCTGGCGTACAGCCTCTACAACCAGACGGCCCAGCAGTTGCAACTGGCGCGTGCGAAGGTCCAGGAATCGACCCCGGTCTATGCCGTCGTGCAGCCCGCGACTGTCCCGCTCAAACCCTCGAAACCTTCGAAGATCATGATTCTCGTCGGATGCGTGTTCCTCGCAGGAGCCGCTGCCGCGGCGTGGACACTTTTCGGAGAGGAAATAGCTGAAACGTTCAGAAAACAGGAAAGATAA
- a CDS encoding SLBB domain-containing protein — MNRIFSIFLLSGFLLSGIYSYAQLSDEAVLEYALEGRRNGKSEHQIGRELLARGVTAEQAERLKRKYEESQGSEVRVADRGISGQQRERVQSSSERLTAGSLDVVSSAATDPAADRSDPREVFGRDVFRSRTLTFEPNENQATPSNYRLGPGDEVIIDIWGENERSLREEISPEGNIMVEQVGPVYLNGLTIGEANAKLREVFGQIYAGVSGDSPASEVRVTLGRLRTIQVNVMGEVETPGTYRLSSFSTVFHALYRAGGVTPIGGLRDIGVMRGGREVARVDVYAYLLEGRQDDDVRLEEGDVVIVRPYELLVNVSGKVKRPMHYEMKRGETLGRLLDYAGGFTGDAYSKELRVIRETGREYRLYNVREGDFGGWTLEDGDAVTVGSVLDRFANRVEVRGSVYREGMYELSDAMHTVRALIERAEGLEGDAFTGRAQLLREREDLSLELLSLDLGGIMSGRSADVELRRNDVLIVPSIHELEERGSFTIGGEVARPGVYPYAAHTTIEDLVVQAGGLLDGASTVKVDVSRRMKDPKSLEPTSELGRIYTFSLKDGLVTDGGADFELAPYDIVEVRRSPGYREQRRVTLDGEVVFSGGYTLVKKNERLSDLVRRAGGLTPDAYAHGARLIRRLNDEERAVRETTLRMARQNSRGGDSLALDKLQLDDYYTVGIELDKALSNPGSDYDMVLREGDRLVIPEYVSTVSISGEVMYPNTVLYMAGKHLKYYIGQAGGYGLRAKRSKAYVIYMNGTVSRVKSLRKARIEPGCEIVIPSKRERKGMSLPAIMSLATSAASIGTMAASIANLSK; from the coding sequence ATGAATAGGATTTTCAGTATTTTCTTATTATCGGGATTTTTATTATCGGGTATTTATTCCTACGCCCAGTTGAGCGACGAAGCGGTGCTCGAGTATGCTTTGGAAGGTCGCCGGAACGGCAAGAGCGAGCATCAGATCGGCAGGGAGCTTTTGGCTCGAGGGGTTACGGCGGAGCAGGCTGAACGTCTGAAGCGGAAGTACGAAGAGAGCCAGGGCAGCGAAGTACGCGTTGCGGACCGCGGTATCTCGGGTCAGCAACGGGAACGGGTCCAGTCCTCCTCGGAACGGCTCACCGCGGGGAGTCTCGATGTGGTGAGTTCGGCAGCCACGGACCCCGCGGCGGATCGCTCGGACCCGCGCGAGGTCTTCGGGCGCGACGTGTTCCGGAGCCGCACGCTGACCTTCGAGCCGAACGAGAACCAGGCGACGCCGTCGAACTACCGTCTGGGTCCGGGCGACGAGGTCATCATCGACATCTGGGGGGAGAACGAGCGGAGCCTCCGAGAGGAGATCTCCCCCGAGGGCAATATCATGGTCGAACAGGTGGGTCCTGTGTATCTGAACGGGCTGACCATCGGCGAGGCGAACGCGAAGCTTCGAGAGGTCTTCGGACAGATCTACGCGGGGGTCTCGGGCGACAGTCCCGCATCGGAAGTGCGGGTTACGCTGGGGCGTTTACGCACGATCCAGGTGAACGTGATGGGAGAGGTCGAGACGCCCGGGACTTACCGTCTGTCGTCGTTTTCGACGGTCTTCCATGCGCTGTACCGCGCGGGAGGAGTTACTCCGATCGGCGGGCTTCGCGATATCGGCGTGATGCGCGGGGGCCGTGAGGTGGCGCGCGTGGACGTGTACGCCTACCTGCTGGAGGGTCGTCAGGACGACGACGTGCGTCTGGAAGAGGGCGACGTGGTGATCGTGCGCCCCTACGAGCTGCTGGTCAACGTCTCGGGGAAGGTGAAGCGTCCGATGCACTACGAGATGAAACGAGGCGAGACGCTGGGTCGTCTGCTGGACTACGCGGGCGGCTTCACGGGGGACGCCTACTCGAAGGAGCTCCGGGTGATCCGCGAGACGGGGCGCGAATACCGGCTCTACAACGTCCGGGAGGGCGATTTCGGCGGATGGACGCTGGAGGACGGAGACGCGGTGACTGTGGGGTCCGTTCTGGACCGCTTCGCCAACCGCGTGGAGGTCCGCGGCTCGGTGTACCGGGAGGGGATGTACGAGCTGAGCGACGCGATGCACACGGTGCGGGCCCTGATCGAGCGCGCCGAGGGCCTGGAGGGCGACGCCTTCACGGGCCGCGCGCAGCTTCTTCGTGAGCGCGAGGACCTGTCGCTGGAGCTTCTGTCGCTGGACCTCGGGGGCATCATGTCGGGGCGTTCCGCGGACGTGGAGCTGCGGCGCAACGACGTGCTTATCGTTCCGAGCATCCACGAACTGGAGGAGCGCGGGTCCTTCACCATCGGCGGCGAGGTGGCTCGCCCGGGGGTGTACCCCTATGCCGCGCATACGACGATCGAGGACCTCGTGGTTCAGGCCGGAGGTCTTCTGGACGGGGCCTCTACGGTGAAGGTGGACGTCTCGCGGCGCATGAAGGACCCGAAGAGCCTGGAGCCGACGAGCGAGCTGGGCCGTATCTACACGTTCTCGCTCAAGGACGGACTGGTGACGGACGGCGGCGCGGACTTCGAGCTGGCGCCCTACGACATCGTGGAGGTCCGCCGCAGCCCGGGCTACCGGGAGCAGCGTCGCGTTACGCTGGATGGCGAGGTGGTGTTCTCGGGAGGCTATACGCTGGTGAAGAAGAACGAGCGCCTGTCGGACCTTGTGCGCCGCGCCGGGGGCCTCACGCCGGACGCTTACGCGCACGGGGCGCGTCTGATCCGCCGTCTGAACGACGAGGAGCGCGCAGTGCGCGAGACGACGCTGCGCATGGCCCGCCAGAACAGCCGGGGCGGAGATTCCCTGGCGCTGGACAAGCTGCAACTGGACGACTACTACACGGTGGGCATCGAGCTGGACAAGGCGCTGTCGAATCCCGGCTCGGACTACGACATGGTGCTGCGCGAGGGAGACCGTCTGGTGATCCCGGAATACGTCTCCACGGTGAGCATCTCGGGAGAGGTGATGTATCCCAATACGGTGCTCTACATGGCGGGCAAGCATCTGAAATACTATATCGGCCAGGCGGGCGGCTACGGGCTCCGTGCGAAGCGCAGCAAGGCGTACGTGATCTACATGAACGGCACGGTGTCCCGCGTGAAGAGCCTTCGCAAGGCGCGCATAGAGCCGGGGTGCGAGATCGTCATCCCCTCGAAGCGCGAGCGCAAGGGCATGAGCCTCCCGGCGATCATGAGCCTGGCCACGTCGGCGGCGTCGATCGGAACGATGGCGGCGTCGATCGCGAACCTGTCGAAATAA
- the groL gene encoding chaperonin GroEL (60 kDa chaperone family; promotes refolding of misfolded polypeptides especially under stressful conditions; forms two stacked rings of heptamers to form a barrel-shaped 14mer; ends can be capped by GroES; misfolded proteins enter the barrel where they are refolded when GroES binds), translating into MAKDIKYNVEARELLKEGVDALSNAVKVTLGPKGRNVIIDKKFGAPQITKDGVTVAKEVELEDAFANMGAQMVKEVASKTNDDAGDGTTTATVLAQSIIGVGLKNVTAGANPMDLKRGIDKAVSAVVESLRKQSQEVGSDISKIEQVATISANNDGNIGKLIAEAMAKVNNEGVITVEEAKGTETHVEVVEGMQFDRGYISAYFITDPEKMEAQLEKPYILLTDKKISTMKELMGVLEPVAQSGRSLLIIAEDVDGEALSALVVNKLRGTLKIAACKAPGFGDRRKEMLEDIAVLTGATVISTDKGMKIEDTDLSLLGSADKVTLNKENTTIVDGAGAKDAIAARVAQIRASIEKATSDYDKEKLQERLAKLSGGVAVLYVGAATEVEMKEKKDRVDDALAATRAAVEEGIVPGGGVAYIRATSALEGMKGENEDQTTGIQIVKRAIEEPLRQIVANAGGEGSVVVNKVREGKDAFGYNARDDKYEDMLKAGIIDPTKVSRVALENAASIASMFLTTECVLAEKKSEQPAVPAMPGGGMGGMM; encoded by the coding sequence ATGGCAAAGGATATCAAATACAATGTCGAGGCGCGCGAGCTGCTCAAGGAGGGTGTCGATGCGCTGTCGAACGCAGTGAAGGTGACGCTGGGTCCCAAGGGCCGCAACGTGATTATCGACAAGAAGTTCGGTGCGCCGCAGATCACCAAGGACGGTGTGACGGTGGCCAAGGAGGTGGAGCTCGAGGACGCTTTCGCCAACATGGGCGCGCAGATGGTCAAGGAGGTCGCTTCGAAGACCAACGACGACGCCGGCGACGGCACGACGACCGCCACGGTGCTGGCCCAGTCGATTATCGGCGTGGGACTGAAGAACGTGACCGCCGGAGCGAACCCGATGGACCTCAAGCGCGGTATCGACAAGGCCGTTTCGGCGGTCGTGGAGTCGTTGCGCAAGCAGAGCCAGGAGGTCGGTTCGGACATCTCGAAGATCGAGCAGGTGGCTACCATTTCGGCCAACAACGACGGCAATATCGGCAAGCTGATCGCCGAGGCGATGGCCAAGGTCAATAACGAAGGGGTGATCACCGTCGAGGAGGCCAAGGGAACCGAGACGCACGTGGAGGTGGTCGAGGGCATGCAGTTCGACCGCGGCTATATCTCGGCCTACTTCATCACCGATCCCGAGAAGATGGAGGCGCAGCTCGAGAAGCCGTACATCCTGCTGACGGACAAGAAGATCTCGACGATGAAGGAGCTGATGGGCGTGCTCGAGCCGGTGGCTCAGAGCGGACGTTCGCTGCTGATTATCGCCGAGGACGTCGATGGCGAGGCTCTCTCGGCGCTGGTTGTCAATAAGCTGCGCGGCACGCTGAAGATCGCCGCCTGCAAGGCTCCGGGCTTCGGCGACCGCCGCAAGGAGATGCTGGAGGATATCGCCGTCCTGACGGGCGCCACGGTCATTTCGACCGACAAGGGCATGAAGATCGAGGACACCGATCTTTCGCTGCTGGGTTCGGCCGACAAGGTGACGCTCAACAAGGAGAACACCACCATCGTGGACGGCGCGGGCGCCAAGGACGCCATCGCGGCACGTGTGGCGCAGATCCGCGCTTCGATCGAGAAGGCTACGTCGGATTACGACAAGGAGAAGTTGCAGGAGCGTCTGGCCAAGTTGTCGGGCGGTGTGGCCGTGCTCTATGTCGGCGCCGCTACGGAGGTCGAGATGAAGGAGAAGAAGGATCGTGTGGACGATGCGCTGGCCGCAACGCGCGCAGCCGTCGAAGAGGGTATCGTTCCGGGCGGCGGCGTGGCCTATATCCGCGCCACGTCGGCTCTCGAAGGCATGAAGGGCGAGAACGAGGACCAGACGACGGGTATCCAGATCGTGAAGCGTGCGATCGAGGAGCCGCTGCGCCAGATCGTTGCCAATGCCGGCGGCGAAGGTTCGGTGGTCGTCAATAAGGTGCGCGAGGGCAAGGACGCCTTCGGTTACAACGCCCGCGACGACAAGTACGAGGACATGCTCAAGGCGGGCATCATCGACCCGACGAAGGTATCGCGCGTCGCACTGGAGAACGCCGCTTCGATCGCTTCGATGTTCCTCACGACGGAGTGCGTGCTGGCCGAGAAGAAGTCCGAGCAGCCGGCCGTTCCGGCGATGCCGGGCGGCGGCATGGGCGGCATGATGTAA
- the rfbD gene encoding dTDP-4-dehydrorhamnose reductase, giving the protein MNILVTGSGGQLGHALRRASAASADRYFFTDVAGDDTLRLDITDREAVERFVHEHAIGAVVNCAAYTDVERAEEDVERAELLNATAAGHLARAMKGVGGLLVHVSTDYVFDGTANRPCTEEAPTAPRSVYGATKLHGEEEVLASGCRYVILRTAWLYSEIGRNFLRTMLRLTEEKEVLRVVFDQTGTPTYAGDLAEAIFDIVEHRKYEGREGIYHFSDEGVCSWYDFARTIAEYAGNSACDIRPCHSDEFPSKAVRPAYSVLDKTKIKETFGIVIPHWTDSLRKCIGNIEKEK; this is encoded by the coding sequence ATGAACATTCTTGTCACGGGCTCCGGAGGGCAGTTGGGACATGCCCTCCGGCGTGCTTCGGCCGCCTCGGCGGACCGCTACTTCTTCACGGACGTCGCGGGCGACGATACCCTGCGGCTCGACATCACGGACCGTGAGGCCGTGGAACGCTTCGTCCACGAACACGCCATCGGCGCTGTCGTGAACTGCGCGGCCTATACGGACGTGGAGCGTGCCGAGGAGGACGTGGAGCGTGCCGAGCTGCTGAACGCCACCGCCGCCGGACACCTGGCACGCGCGATGAAAGGAGTCGGCGGACTGCTCGTGCACGTCTCCACGGACTACGTCTTCGACGGCACAGCGAACAGACCCTGCACGGAGGAAGCCCCGACGGCGCCGCGAAGCGTTTACGGAGCGACGAAACTGCACGGTGAGGAGGAGGTACTGGCTTCGGGCTGCCGCTATGTGATTCTCCGCACGGCGTGGCTCTATTCGGAGATCGGGAGGAACTTCCTCAGGACGATGCTGCGTCTGACGGAAGAAAAGGAGGTGCTGCGCGTGGTATTCGACCAGACGGGGACCCCGACCTACGCCGGGGACCTCGCCGAAGCGATCTTCGACATCGTGGAACACCGCAAATACGAAGGCCGCGAAGGCATCTACCACTTCTCGGACGAGGGCGTCTGCTCGTGGTACGACTTCGCCCGGACCATCGCCGAATACGCCGGAAACTCCGCCTGCGACATCCGCCCCTGCCACAGCGACGAGTTCCCCTCGAAAGCCGTACGCCCGGCCTACTCGGTGCTGGACAAGACGAAAATCAAGGAGACATTCGGTATCGTGATTCCCCACTGGACGGACAGCCTCCGCAAATGTATCGGAAACATCGAAAAAGAGAAATAG
- the rfbA gene encoding glucose-1-phosphate thymidylyltransferase RfbA — protein sequence MKGIVLAGGSGTRLYPITKGVSKQLLPVYDKPMVYYPLSVLMLAGIRDILLISTPQDLPGFRRLLGDGSDYGIRLEYAEQPSPDGLAQAFLIGEEFIGEDSVCLVLGDNIFHGAGFSGMLREAVRTAEEDGNATVFGYWVNDPERYGVAEFDAAGNCLSIEEKPQHPKSNYAVVGLYFYPNEVVEEAKSIRPSSRGELEITTVNQCFLSDGKLKVQTLGRGFAWLDTGTHDSLSEASTFIEVIEKRQGLKIACLEGIAYRQGWITEERMRELAQPMLKNQYGQYLLKVIGEVERTGEANL from the coding sequence ATGAAAGGTATCGTACTGGCCGGAGGATCGGGCACACGTCTGTACCCGATCACGAAGGGAGTAAGCAAACAGCTTCTGCCCGTTTACGACAAGCCGATGGTCTATTATCCGCTGTCGGTTCTGATGTTGGCGGGGATCCGGGATATTCTTTTGATCTCGACACCGCAGGACCTTCCGGGCTTCCGTCGCCTGCTTGGCGACGGCTCGGATTATGGAATCCGCCTGGAGTACGCGGAACAGCCGTCCCCGGACGGCCTGGCCCAGGCATTTTTGATCGGCGAGGAATTCATCGGCGAAGACTCGGTGTGCCTCGTTCTGGGCGACAACATCTTCCACGGCGCGGGCTTCTCTGGCATGCTTCGGGAGGCGGTCCGCACGGCCGAGGAGGATGGCAACGCTACGGTGTTCGGCTACTGGGTGAACGATCCGGAACGCTATGGGGTCGCCGAGTTCGATGCGGCAGGCAACTGCCTTTCGATCGAAGAGAAGCCGCAGCATCCGAAATCGAACTACGCGGTGGTGGGCCTCTATTTCTATCCGAACGAGGTCGTGGAAGAGGCCAAAAGCATCAGGCCTTCGTCCCGCGGGGAGTTGGAGATCACGACGGTTAACCAGTGTTTTCTTTCGGACGGCAAGTTAAAGGTGCAGACCTTGGGACGGGGTTTCGCGTGGCTGGACACGGGTACGCACGACTCGCTGAGCGAAGCCTCGACGTTCATCGAGGTTATCGAGAAGCGCCAAGGTCTGAAGATCGCCTGCCTGGAGGGCATCGCCTACCGTCAGGGCTGGATTACGGAAGAGCGTATGCGCGAGCTCGCGCAGCCGATGCTCAAGAATCAGTATGGGCAATACCTGCTGAAAGTCATCGGGGAAGTCGAACGCACGGGCGAGGCGAACCTTTAA
- a CDS encoding transcriptional regulator, with protein sequence MCDKSGTDLLSGHCDGSFPAPLSGQLAARKNSRVVRWYVLTLPVCHRGPAPGLRQEQERRLRSGEPPFEFFAPSYVEVRHENGRPVNTRRPLLYNYVFIRSSENELFRLKRQLPQYNFLPRVRDGREEYYPYLSDEAMRNLQWVARAYSDELPVYVPEAPLPVKGDRVRITSGRFKGVEARVAVRPGGGRREIVVCVENWMWVPLLHVRPGEYELIGLHEAGKRVYESLDNDRLLEGLHGALGRHHGPEGATDDDRALAGEALRLCGGLRTESDVLRSKLQALLLPAYTILVEKEALERLLGTVREQLSHVKAEQSRALLLVTLYGCTGSRDCCDRAHAIIDGWRKEPAPRKSKRRLMRWLEDFDRWLGEDARPEVR encoded by the coding sequence ATGTGTGACAAGAGCGGAACGGACCTTTTGTCCGGGCATTGCGACGGGAGCTTTCCCGCCCCGCTTTCCGGACAGCTCGCAGCGCGGAAGAACAGCCGGGTCGTCCGGTGGTACGTGCTGACGCTTCCGGTGTGTCACCGGGGGCCCGCTCCGGGGCTCCGGCAGGAACAGGAACGGCGCCTGCGGAGCGGCGAACCGCCGTTCGAGTTCTTCGCCCCCTCCTATGTGGAGGTGCGTCACGAAAACGGCCGTCCGGTCAATACGCGCCGTCCCCTGCTCTACAACTACGTCTTCATCCGCTCGTCGGAAAACGAGCTGTTCCGGCTGAAGCGTCAGTTGCCCCAATACAACTTCCTGCCCCGCGTGCGTGACGGCAGGGAGGAATACTACCCCTATCTGTCCGACGAGGCGATGCGGAATCTTCAATGGGTGGCGCGGGCCTATTCCGACGAACTTCCCGTCTATGTTCCGGAAGCGCCGCTGCCCGTGAAGGGCGACCGGGTGCGTATCACGTCGGGGCGTTTCAAGGGCGTCGAGGCGCGTGTGGCCGTCCGGCCCGGGGGCGGACGCAGGGAGATCGTGGTATGCGTGGAGAACTGGATGTGGGTTCCCCTGCTGCACGTCCGCCCCGGAGAGTACGAACTCATCGGACTGCACGAAGCGGGCAAGCGCGTCTATGAGAGTCTGGACAACGACCGCCTGCTCGAAGGGCTGCACGGGGCGCTGGGACGCCACCACGGCCCGGAGGGAGCGACGGACGACGACAGGGCGCTGGCCGGCGAGGCGCTGCGGCTCTGCGGAGGGCTGCGGACGGAGAGCGACGTGCTGCGCAGCAAGCTCCAGGCGCTGCTGCTGCCGGCCTATACGATCCTTGTGGAGAAAGAGGCGCTGGAGCGCCTGCTCGGAACGGTCCGGGAGCAGCTTTCGCACGTGAAGGCGGAGCAGTCCCGCGCCCTGCTGCTCGTCACCCTCTACGGCTGTACGGGCAGTCGGGACTGCTGCGACCGGGCGCACGCCATCATCGACGGCTGGCGGAAGGAGCCGGCGCCGCGGAAAAGCAAACGGCGGCTCATGCGCTGGCTGGAGGACTTCGACCGCTGGCTGGGTGAAGACGCACGGCCGGAGGTCCGCTGA
- a CDS encoding dTDP-glucose 4,6-dehydratase yields MDFKRNIIITGGAGFIGSHVVRLFVSKYPDYRIVNVDKLTYAGNLENLRDVEREPNYVFVRADICDYERMSHLMREYRADGVIHLAAESHVDRSIRDPFTFARTNVLGTLALLEAARVYWESRGEGYHGKLFYHISTDEVYGALEMTRPQGIEPPFSTSASSGEHHSAYGEEFFSETTRYNPHSPYSASKASSDHFVRAYHDTYGMPVIVTNCSNNYGPYQFPEKLIPLFINNIRNRKPLPVYGKGENVRDWLYVEDHARAIDTIFHRGKVAETYNIGGFNEWKNIDIVRVLIRTADRLLGNPEGYSDDLITYVSDRKGHDLRYAIDSRKLQRELGWEPSLQFEEGIEKTVRWYLENQAWLENISSGKYQNYYESMYGSRS; encoded by the coding sequence ATGGATTTCAAACGCAACATCATCATCACGGGAGGCGCCGGCTTCATCGGAAGCCACGTGGTGCGTCTTTTCGTCTCGAAATACCCCGATTACCGGATCGTCAACGTCGATAAGCTCACCTACGCGGGCAACCTCGAGAACCTCCGGGACGTGGAACGGGAACCGAACTACGTTTTCGTCAGGGCCGATATCTGCGATTACGAACGCATGTCGCACCTGATGCGGGAATACCGGGCGGACGGAGTGATCCATCTGGCTGCCGAAAGCCACGTGGACCGCTCGATACGCGACCCCTTCACCTTCGCGCGGACGAACGTATTGGGCACGCTCGCGCTGCTCGAGGCCGCGCGGGTGTACTGGGAATCCCGCGGGGAGGGATACCACGGCAAACTCTTCTACCACATCTCGACCGACGAGGTGTACGGGGCTTTGGAGATGACACGGCCCCAGGGCATCGAACCGCCCTTCTCGACCTCGGCATCGAGCGGAGAACATCATTCGGCCTACGGCGAGGAGTTCTTCTCCGAGACTACCAGATACAACCCTCACTCGCCCTATTCGGCCTCGAAGGCCTCGTCCGACCACTTCGTAAGGGCCTACCACGACACCTACGGCATGCCCGTGATCGTCACCAACTGCTCCAACAACTACGGCCCCTACCAGTTCCCGGAAAAGCTGATTCCGCTATTTATCAACAATATCCGAAATCGGAAACCGCTGCCCGTATATGGAAAAGGAGAGAACGTCCGCGACTGGCTCTATGTCGAGGACCACGCACGGGCTATCGACACCATATTCCACAGGGGAAAGGTCGCAGAGACGTACAACATCGGGGGATTCAACGAGTGGAAGAACATCGACATCGTAAGGGTGCTCATCCGCACGGCGGACCGTCTGCTGGGAAACCCAGAAGGATATTCGGACGACCTGATCACGTATGTCTCCGACCGAAAGGGGCACGACCTGCGATATGCCATCGACTCGCGAAAACTCCAGAGAGAACTGGGGTGGGAGCCTTCGCTGCAGTTCGAGGAAGGAATCGAGAAAACGGTCCGCTGGTACCTCGAAAACCAAGCGTGGCTCGAAAATATCTCCTCCGGAAAGTACCAGAACTATTACGAGAGTATGTACGGAAGCCGGTCGTAG